GATAGGAATCGCTGCACATCATCCACTTTCAAAACACGCAGATTCTTTTTATCGGCGAAGAACTTCAGCGCCTCATCGCTATAGGCCGTAGCGATCACGCATTCGGCGAACTGTTCGTTGATCAACTTCGCCGTCTTTTCATCAAGCAGTCCGTTTACGGCGATAATGCCGCCAAAGGCGCTGACCGGATCGCATTTACGCGCTTCGATAAAGGCGTCGGCGATGTTCTGAGCATCAGACGCGAAGGCAGCGCCGCAGGGATTGAGATGCTTGACGATAACGACGCCGTGGCCCGGCAGAGAAAGCGAGCATTGAAAGGCGGCGCTCAGATCGAGCAGGTTGTTAAACGAAAGCTCTTTGCCCTGAATCTGCTCGAAGCCTTCGCGAAGATCGGGTCGACGGGCCACATCGAGCACAGGACGGTAATACGCCGCCTTCTGATGCGGATTCTCGCCGTAGCGAAGCGGCATCACCTTTTCATAGGTGCGCGTGAGGAGGGCGGGCTCTTCTTCGCCGGTCTGCTGATTAAACCAGTCGGCGATCATGGCATCATACGAGGCCGTCTGATTGAAGACCTTAGCTGCAAGGCGCCGCGACGTTACGATGTCGATGCCACCCTTCTCTTCGATCTCTTTTGTAAGCATTCCATAGTCGGATGGATCGCAGACGACGGCCGTAAAGGGATGATTCTTCGCCGCCGAGCGCAGCATCGACGGGCCGCCGATGTCGATATTTTCGATGCAATGATCGGCGTCCGCTCCGGAAACGACCGTCTTCGCAAACGGATAAAGGTTGATAACGACTAAATCGATCTTTTCGATACCGTGCTTCTTCATCGCCTCGACGTGATCGGCGATATCGAGACGGCCGAGCAGACCGCCATGTACCTTCGGATGAAGCGTCTTCACGCGGCCGTCCATCATCTCGGGGAATCCCGTCAGGTCGTCGATCGATCGAACGGCTAACCCTGCGTCGGCAAGCGCCTTCATGGTGCCGCCTGTAGAAACAAGCTCGACTCCGCGCTGAGCAAGGAAGCGGGCCAGATCGACGACGCCCGTCTTATCAGACACGGAAAGAAGCGCTCTTTTTACCTGAATCATAATAATCTCCAGAATTGAATTCTAATTTATTGGAATAGATAACTACTCTTCGCGCCCGGGCAGGATTACGACGCGCCGATCATCAAAGCGCAGGCGTCCTTCGCAGAAAAGCGAAACCGCCTCTATATACGACTCATGCTCCACCGAACGGATCAGCGCCGTCAGCTGCGCCTCGTCGGCGCCTTCGGGCACGCTCACGGCGCGCTGCACGACGATCGGCCCGGAATCGAGGCCTTCGTCGACGAAATGCACGGTGCATCCCGACACCTTAACGCCATACTCAAGGGCCTGGCGCTGCGCATGCAGTCCAGGGAAGGCAGGCAGCAACGACGGATGAATATTCAATATGCGGTTCGGATAACTGCGCACGAAATCATCGTCGAGAATGCGCATATAGCCGGCGGCGACGATAAGATCGGGTGCATAATCGGCCACGGCCTTTGCAAAGGCCTGGTCGTACTCTTTTCGAGATGCAAACGATTTATAGTCGACAACCGTGCACTCGATGCCCGCCTCATGAGCGGCCTCTTCGGCTCCCGTATGCGGACGGTCGACGACCAGTCCGACAAACTCAGCCTCGAAGATGCGTCCTTCTGCGGCCGCTTCCAGAAGCGCCCGGAAATTCGTTCCTTTTCCTGAAGCCAGTGCGACGATCCGCGCCATAGGTCCAGGATTCCGTCGCAGAGGAGGCGGCAAAGCGGAAAACAGCGTCGCTTATTGTATTGACAATCGCCCCCTCAATCATAAAAGCGAATCGTCATTACGGTGCGACCGATGGCCTCAGCCGTATCGGCATCTGGAAGAGCGTCGCTATTCCAGAGCATGAGAAGCATCTTATCGCCTTTGACGATGCAGTTCACAAGCCAGAAGCGATCGTCTTTCATGAACTCGCAGGCAGCCGCCTGTAATCCGGACGGCAGATCAAAGACGGCGACGCGATCGGTATCGAGCGTCAGGCCATGCCTTTCGAGATAGGCGCCGAGCTGCTCGATCGGATTAAACGGCGTCCCTTCGGGCTCGCGAAAGGCCGCCGCCTGCAGTGCGCCGATGCCGTCGGGGTCGAAGAAGCAGGGCACGTTCTCGATGATTTCCATCTCCCAGGTATCGGAGTATTCGAGGTCAAAGAAGGTTCCACGGAAGCGTTTCACGATAGGGACATTTTAATTGACCTCATGCAGAGATCAAAACGAATCAGAATTATGTCGGGAAATCGTCCGGGGCCGCTTACCGTTCTTCTGACCTTTGTCATCCTGGCCGGCGGGGCGGCGATGGCGGGCGGATTCGCCTTCTTTCTTGCTCTACTGGTCTCGGTGCTCATCCTTCTTTATCCGCTGCTTCTGCCGCTCTGGAAGAAGCTCTATGGCCTGCCCGATACGGCCGACCAGGTTTTCTATGCCCGCACCGAAGACGGCTGGTATCTTGCCCTGCACTACCATGAGCCGCGTGTTCCGCTGAAAGGCGCCCTTCCCGTTCTGCTCGTGCATGGCATCGCCACGAACAAATCGGGCGTCGACCTCGACGAGTATCATAGCGTCGCCTGTTATCTTAAGTCGCGCGGATTTCCCGTTTTCGCCGTCAGCCTTCGCGGAGCGGGCCTGTCGCATCGTAAGCAACGCTATGCGCGCAAAGAGCGCTTCACGTTCGACGATCATGTGCGTCTTGACGCTCCGGCGATGATACGACGCGTCATTGAACTGACCGGAGCGCCGGCTTTAAACTGGGTCGGCTACTCGATGGGAGGCATGATCGGCAACGCCTTCTGCGGCTCCGATTCTCCCGAGGTCAAATACGTTCAATCCCTTGTTACGATCGGCAGCCCCGGAAAGGCCGACCATGTAAAGGGATTGCTCATGGATCGACTTGTGAAGCATCCCTGGGTGAAGCATATTCTGCCGCTGCAACCGGGATCGGCCGTGCTTGCCCCTCTCGGAGGCTGGATTCAAACCCCCATCGATCGCATTCTGTACAATCCCGAAACGGTGCGTCGCCGTACCGTTCAGCTAATGCTGCAGAACGCCATCACTGAGGTTAACCAGGGCCTGCTTGACGAGATGGCGCGCTGGGTGCGCGAAGGGAACGAGTCGTCCAACGACGGCCTGATCGAGTACAGGCGCAGCTACGAGCGAATACGATGTCCGACGCTGATGATTGCCGGCGCCGGCGATCATATCGCTCCGCCCATTCAGGTGCGCTTCGCCTTCGAAAAATGCGGATCGCGCACGAAGAAATTCATACTGGCCGGTAAACGCCAGGGATACGAACATGACTACTGCCACATCGGGCTCGTCATGGGTGAAGATGCGCCCGACGAGGTATTCCCGCAGATCGTTCTATGGCTTGAAGAACACGGCGTCGTCAGGCAGAGTAAGGTCAAAACCTGGGTGGAGAGGATAAAACAGAACCTCTCTTTGCGTAAAGCTCTGAAAAAACCTTCGCGCCCTATCAAACGAAAAACTGAAAGATAACACGGTAATACAACGATGAAAAAATCCATCCTTCCTGGCGCCCTTTTATACCTCTTTGCCGCCTGCACGACCCCGTATACGCACCTCAGAGGGGCGCCCGGCACGGATTACTTCAGGCCGGAGTTCGCCTGCAAGAAAGGAGCTCTCCCTAAAGAACAGGATGCCCTGTACCTGCTCATGCGCGAGAAGCTGCGCACGGCGGCGTTTCGTGCTCCGGTTTCAGAGTCGCCGTTTATGGTCATCGCCGGCGAGTCGACGGCCGCTCTTTTTGATGAACGCATCTATAAAAAGGAATTATCTGAATTCACGATTCTGAATCGCGCCATCGGCGGCGAGACGACGCCTCTTTTGCTTTCGGCCATGGATCAGGATATTATCGCACTGCGTCCGAAGGTTATCTTTATCTCCATCGGCGGCAACGATATTATGGGCGGACGATGTCTGAGCGAGATTCGCGAGAACGTGCGGCTGTTTCTCTTCAAGGTGCGCACGCAGCTTCCCGAAACGCACGTCATCCTCGCCGGTGTTCCGCCTGTTCTCTCGTGGAAGGTAAACAGCGTCACTCCGTATTTCAATGCCATGATGGCCGATCTTGCAAAAGAATCCGGGCCGAAGGTCGAGTAC
This region of Leptonema illini DSM 21528 genomic DNA includes:
- the purH gene encoding bifunctional phosphoribosylaminoimidazolecarboxamide formyltransferase/IMP cyclohydrolase, whose translation is MIQVKRALLSVSDKTGVVDLARFLAQRGVELVSTGGTMKALADAGLAVRSIDDLTGFPEMMDGRVKTLHPKVHGGLLGRLDIADHVEAMKKHGIEKIDLVVINLYPFAKTVVSGADADHCIENIDIGGPSMLRSAAKNHPFTAVVCDPSDYGMLTKEIEEKGGIDIVTSRRLAAKVFNQTASYDAMIADWFNQQTGEEEPALLTRTYEKVMPLRYGENPHQKAAYYRPVLDVARRPDLREGFEQIQGKELSFNNLLDLSAAFQCSLSLPGHGVVIVKHLNPCGAAFASDAQNIADAFIEARKCDPVSAFGGIIAVNGLLDEKTAKLINEQFAECVIATAYSDEALKFFADKKNLRVLKVDDVQRFLSPRKEFRQVMDGMLFEDMDVGYSDRSTWTVPTKRKPTEAEWSGLNFAWRLVKYVKSNAIVFTNEKASLGIGAGQMSRVDAAEIAASKAARNSLDLSGSCVASDAFFPFRDGLDVVAKAGAKAVIQPGGSVRDEEVIAAADEQGIAMVFTGMRHFRH
- the purN gene encoding phosphoribosylglycinamide formyltransferase, whose translation is MARIVALASGKGTNFRALLEAAAEGRIFEAEFVGLVVDRPHTGAEEAAHEAGIECTVVDYKSFASRKEYDQAFAKAVADYAPDLIVAAGYMRILDDDFVRSYPNRILNIHPSLLPAFPGLHAQRQALEYGVKVSGCTVHFVDEGLDSGPIVVQRAVSVPEGADEAQLTALIRSVEHESYIEAVSLFCEGRLRFDDRRVVILPGREE
- a CDS encoding alpha/beta hydrolase, with protein sequence MSGNRPGPLTVLLTFVILAGGAAMAGGFAFFLALLVSVLILLYPLLLPLWKKLYGLPDTADQVFYARTEDGWYLALHYHEPRVPLKGALPVLLVHGIATNKSGVDLDEYHSVACYLKSRGFPVFAVSLRGAGLSHRKQRYARKERFTFDDHVRLDAPAMIRRVIELTGAPALNWVGYSMGGMIGNAFCGSDSPEVKYVQSLVTIGSPGKADHVKGLLMDRLVKHPWVKHILPLQPGSAVLAPLGGWIQTPIDRILYNPETVRRRTVQLMLQNAITEVNQGLLDEMARWVREGNESSNDGLIEYRRSYERIRCPTLMIAGAGDHIAPPIQVRFAFEKCGSRTKKFILAGKRQGYEHDYCHIGLVMGEDAPDEVFPQIVLWLEEHGVVRQSKVKTWVERIKQNLSLRKALKKPSRPIKRKTER
- a CDS encoding SGNH/GDSL hydrolase family protein codes for the protein MKKSILPGALLYLFAACTTPYTHLRGAPGTDYFRPEFACKKGALPKEQDALYLLMREKLRTAAFRAPVSESPFMVIAGESTAALFDERIYKKELSEFTILNRAIGGETTPLLLSAMDQDIIALRPKVIFISIGGNDIMGGRCLSEIRENVRLFLFKVRTQLPETHVILAGVPPVLSWKVNSVTPYFNAMMADLAKESGPKVEYFDLWQILADPDRPVLQQRFAVLIHPQLTFMQRMMGNKEQDLIEYDRIHFNEYGYIEIARHLKPVLTRIRESQEKPAK